One genomic window of Mucilaginibacter sp. SJ includes the following:
- a CDS encoding MFS transporter, producing the protein MTEEGDSKPRKVDSFAALRYKDFRSYIGMRFCFTFAYSMQAVVLGFYIYSITHSKIALGLIGLCEAIPAIGIALYGGYIADKSEKRKMLLLIFSGVLLTSLVMFTVTLKSMSGIIHTGWIVPIMYAMIFCNGVARAFYGPATFTIYANSIPKELYPNGSTWSSSSWQVASILGPAAGGLIYGYADKVIPGLSGITATFSCILFLLLVSLVLVYMLRQYPAQYVPKESIWKSLSEGIHFVFGNKMMIGAMSLDLFSVFFGGAVALLPVFANEILKVGAEGLGIMRAMSSLGAVLTMLVMTRFSPMGKPWRNLLIAVTGFGLSIICFGLSTNFYLSLLFIFTEGAFDSISVIIRGTLMQLLTPDHMRGRVSAVNQMFIGSSNEIGAFESGTAAQLLGTVPSVLFGGSMTMIIVGITYLKTKKLIPLSLQQIHAPGEEGIKEA; encoded by the coding sequence GTGACCGAAGAAGGCGATAGTAAACCCCGGAAAGTAGACTCCTTTGCAGCATTGCGTTATAAAGATTTCAGATCTTACATAGGCATGCGTTTTTGTTTCACCTTTGCATATTCCATGCAAGCCGTAGTCCTCGGCTTTTATATTTACAGTATCACCCATAGTAAAATAGCCCTCGGCCTTATTGGCTTGTGCGAGGCTATTCCGGCTATTGGTATTGCTTTGTACGGCGGCTATATCGCCGATAAATCTGAAAAGCGAAAAATGCTTTTGCTGATCTTTAGTGGAGTGTTACTGACATCCCTGGTGATGTTTACCGTAACACTCAAAAGCATGAGCGGTATTATTCATACTGGTTGGATTGTACCTATTATGTACGCTATGATATTTTGTAATGGTGTGGCGCGTGCCTTTTATGGCCCGGCAACATTCACCATTTACGCTAACAGTATCCCAAAAGAATTGTATCCAAATGGCAGTACCTGGAGCAGTAGCAGCTGGCAGGTGGCATCTATTTTGGGCCCGGCAGCAGGTGGTTTAATATACGGTTATGCGGATAAAGTAATACCGGGCTTAAGTGGTATTACCGCTACGTTTAGCTGTATCCTATTTTTATTATTAGTATCACTGGTATTGGTATACATGCTGCGTCAATATCCGGCGCAATATGTTCCTAAAGAAAGTATCTGGAAAAGCCTTTCGGAAGGGATTCATTTTGTGTTTGGAAACAAAATGATGATCGGCGCTATGAGCCTCGATCTGTTTTCGGTATTTTTTGGTGGTGCGGTGGCTTTGCTGCCTGTTTTTGCCAATGAAATATTAAAAGTAGGTGCTGAGGGACTGGGTATCATGAGGGCGATGTCATCATTAGGGGCGGTGTTAACTATGTTGGTGATGACACGTTTTTCGCCGATGGGCAAGCCGTGGCGTAACCTGCTTATTGCGGTGACCGGTTTTGGTTTGTCAATCATATGTTTTGGTTTATCAACTAATTTTTACCTCTCGCTATTATTTATATTTACTGAAGGAGCTTTTGATAGCATCAGTGTGATCATTCGTGGTACACTGATGCAACTTTTAACGCCTGATCATATGCGCGGCAGGGTATCGGCCGTGAACCAAATGTTTATCGGTTCCTCAAACGAGATTGGTGCTTTTGAATCGGGTACTGCTGCGCAACTGCTGGGTACAGTTCCCTCGGTGTTATTTGGTGGGAGCATGACGATGATTATAGTTGGCATTACTTATCTGAAAACTAAGAAATTGATCCCGTTATCATTACAGCAGATCCATGCGCCGGGTGAAGAGGGGATAAAGGAGGCGTAA
- a CDS encoding ATP-dependent Clp protease ATP-binding subunit: MEAKFSPRVKDVIQYSREEALRLGHDYIGTEHLLLGLIRDGDGVAIKLLKGLNVDTAKLRRAVEDAVKGTIGTNVHIGSIPLTKQAEKVLKITYLEAKIFKSDVIGTEHLLLSILRDEDNIASQILVQFNVNYEVFKGEVESHKNDVTDEMPGSPTGGDDDFKEEESFSQPKKVSDIKSKTPVLDNFGRDLTRAAEDGKLDPIVGREKEIERVSQILSRRKKNNPILIGEPGVGKSAIAEGLALRIVQRKVSRVLFNKRVVTLDLASLVAGTKYRGQFEERMKAVMNELEKSPDVILFIDEIHTIVGAGGASGSLDASNMFKPALARGEIQCIGATTLDEYRQYIEKDGALDRRFQKVMVEPATPTETIEILNRIKDKYEEHHGVTYTPEAINACVNLTTRYITDRFLPDKAIDALDEAGSRVHLTNIHVPQNILDIEQKIEQIKIEKNKVVRSQKYEEAAQLRDTEKNLLVELDQAKAVWEAETKSKRYTVTEDNVAEVVSMMTGIPVQRVGQADSQKLLHMSDTVASKIIGQDEAIKKLTRAIQRTRAGLKDPKKPIGSFIFLGPTGVGKTELAKELARFMFDTEDALIQIDMSEYMEKFAVSRLVGAPPGYVGYEEGGQLTEKVRRKPYAVVLLDEIEKAHPDVFNILLQVLDEGQLTDSLGRKVDFRNTIIIMTSNIGARQLKDFGQGVGFSTNAKTLQAESHSRGVIENALKRAFAPEFLNRIDDVIVFNSLGKEEIFKIIDIELAYLFSRVNGLGFKIELTEAAKEFIADKGYDSQFGARPLKRAIQKYLEDPIAEEILKGELAEGDVMVVDFDTETKEIKITDRKGESKKPEQEEQK; encoded by the coding sequence ATGGAAGCTAAATTTTCGCCGAGGGTAAAGGATGTTATTCAATATAGCAGGGAAGAGGCATTACGCCTTGGGCATGACTATATTGGTACTGAACATCTTTTGCTTGGGCTTATCCGCGATGGGGATGGTGTAGCAATTAAATTGCTGAAGGGATTGAACGTTGATACCGCAAAACTTCGCCGCGCCGTTGAGGATGCAGTAAAGGGAACTATTGGAACAAACGTACATATCGGTAGCATCCCGTTAACAAAACAGGCCGAGAAGGTATTGAAGATAACTTATCTGGAAGCCAAAATATTTAAAAGCGATGTGATTGGTACAGAGCACCTGCTGCTGTCTATCCTTCGCGATGAAGACAACATTGCCTCACAGATCCTGGTACAGTTTAACGTAAACTACGAGGTATTTAAAGGGGAAGTTGAATCACATAAAAATGATGTTACTGACGAAATGCCGGGATCACCTACAGGCGGCGACGATGATTTTAAAGAAGAAGAGTCATTTAGCCAGCCTAAAAAAGTATCTGACATTAAATCAAAAACACCGGTGCTTGATAACTTTGGCCGCGATTTAACCCGCGCCGCCGAAGATGGCAAGCTTGACCCTATTGTTGGTCGTGAAAAAGAGATCGAAAGGGTATCACAGATTCTATCGCGCCGTAAAAAGAACAATCCTATACTAATAGGTGAACCGGGCGTAGGTAAATCGGCCATTGCCGAAGGCCTTGCATTACGCATTGTTCAGCGCAAAGTATCACGTGTATTGTTCAATAAGCGTGTAGTTACACTTGATTTAGCCTCATTGGTTGCCGGTACCAAATACCGCGGCCAGTTTGAAGAGCGTATGAAAGCGGTAATGAACGAATTGGAAAAATCACCTGATGTAATTTTATTTATTGACGAGATCCATACTATTGTAGGTGCTGGTGGTGCTTCAGGTTCGCTTGATGCATCAAATATGTTTAAACCAGCTTTGGCGAGGGGAGAGATACAATGCATTGGCGCAACCACTTTAGATGAATACCGCCAGTACATTGAAAAAGATGGTGCTTTGGACCGTCGTTTCCAGAAAGTAATGGTTGAGCCGGCTACACCGACTGAAACTATCGAGATACTGAACCGCATTAAGGATAAATATGAAGAACACCACGGTGTTACTTATACTCCTGAAGCTATCAATGCTTGCGTTAACTTAACCACCCGTTACATCACCGACAGGTTTTTACCGGACAAGGCTATCGACGCGCTTGATGAAGCCGGTTCACGTGTTCATTTAACCAATATCCACGTGCCTCAAAACATTTTAGATATTGAGCAAAAGATAGAGCAGATCAAGATTGAGAAAAACAAAGTTGTTCGCAGCCAGAAATATGAGGAAGCTGCTCAGCTACGTGATACCGAAAAGAATTTGTTAGTTGAACTTGACCAGGCAAAAGCTGTTTGGGAAGCCGAAACAAAATCAAAACGTTACACTGTAACCGAAGATAATGTTGCCGAAGTAGTATCCATGATGACTGGCATCCCTGTACAACGTGTAGGCCAGGCCGACAGTCAGAAACTGTTGCACATGAGCGATACTGTTGCCAGCAAGATCATTGGTCAGGATGAAGCTATCAAAAAGCTTACCCGTGCTATACAACGTACCCGTGCAGGTTTGAAAGATCCTAAAAAACCTATTGGTTCATTCATATTCTTAGGTCCTACCGGTGTTGGTAAAACCGAGCTTGCCAAAGAGCTTGCCCGCTTTATGTTTGACACTGAGGATGCTTTGATCCAGATTGATATGAGCGAGTACATGGAGAAATTCGCGGTATCCCGTTTAGTGGGCGCGCCTCCGGGCTACGTTGGTTACGAAGAAGGTGGTCAGTTAACTGAAAAAGTTCGTCGTAAACCTTATGCTGTAGTATTGTTGGATGAGATTGAAAAAGCTCACCCTGACGTATTCAATATCCTGTTGCAGGTGTTGGATGAAGGTCAGTTGACTGATTCATTAGGCCGCAAGGTTGATTTCAGGAATACCATCATCATCATGACATCAAACATCGGTGCCCGTCAGTTGAAAGACTTTGGTCAGGGTGTAGGTTTCAGCACCAATGCTAAAACTTTACAGGCCGAAAGCCACTCACGCGGTGTTATCGAAAACGCTTTGAAACGTGCTTTTGCACCTGAGTTCCTGAACCGTATTGATGATGTTATCGTATTTAACTCATTAGGTAAAGAAGAGATCTTCAAGATCATCGATATCGAGCTTGCTTACCTGTTTAGCCGTGTAAATGGCTTAGGTTTCAAAATTGAGCTTACCGAAGCTGCCAAAGAGTTTATTGCCGATAAAGGTTACGATTCGCAATTTGGGGCAAGACCGCTTAAACGCGCCATCCAGAAATACCTGGAAGACCCTATTGCCGAAGAGATCCTTAAAGGTGAATTAGCCGAAGGCGACGTAATGGTAGTTGATTTTGATACCGAAACCAAAGAGATCAAAATTACCGACAGGAAAGGCGAAAGCAAAAAACCCGAACAGGAAGAGCAAAAGTAA
- a CDS encoding carboxypeptidase-like regulatory domain-containing protein — MRKSLLLLLLLIPAYCMAQVKITGKVINMTDTKPVPNASVFLNNAQVGNKTADDGTFTLNNVKPGKYDFIISIVGYETYTYSLQAGSTNINLGTISIIPKTFQLNEVKIRPDPNREKYYAIFRQQFLGNSENAAKCKILNSDVLDFDYDNVTHVLKASSHDFLEIENKALGYRIRYKLTNFNYNPSIAILYYEGISTFEDLKGTENQKNKWRKQRQLAYLGSSMHFYRAAIKDSLTEENFVVMRLIRKPNPNYHGGPNNKYLQSLVNKPLERTDFFKLTDQEGLFAIGYTDCLYVMYTKKAQDPSNNSFQAFNMPNNATTIVSFDEPHAFFDNNGIIATPHAIVYEGDWGISRVAEMLPVDYEPVVDKK, encoded by the coding sequence ATGCGTAAGTCCTTGTTGCTTTTATTGTTACTGATACCTGCGTACTGTATGGCCCAGGTAAAAATTACCGGCAAAGTGATTAACATGACCGATACCAAACCTGTGCCTAATGCCAGCGTATTTTTAAATAACGCCCAGGTAGGCAATAAAACAGCCGATGACGGCACTTTCACTCTCAACAATGTAAAGCCCGGCAAGTATGATTTCATTATATCTATAGTAGGTTATGAAACCTACACCTATAGTTTGCAGGCGGGCAGTACCAATATCAACCTGGGTACCATCAGCATTATCCCAAAAACTTTTCAGCTAAATGAAGTAAAGATAAGGCCGGATCCTAACCGTGAAAAATATTATGCTATTTTCAGACAGCAGTTCTTAGGCAATTCGGAAAATGCCGCCAAATGTAAAATCCTGAATTCAGATGTACTTGATTTTGATTACGATAATGTTACCCATGTCTTAAAAGCATCTTCACACGATTTTTTAGAAATTGAAAACAAAGCTTTGGGTTACCGTATCCGTTACAAGCTAACCAACTTTAATTACAATCCCTCAATTGCTATATTATATTATGAAGGAATCTCTACTTTCGAAGATCTGAAGGGAACTGAAAACCAAAAAAACAAATGGCGTAAGCAACGGCAGTTGGCCTATCTTGGTTCGAGCATGCATTTTTACCGGGCAGCAATCAAAGATAGTCTTACAGAAGAAAACTTTGTTGTGATGCGCCTAATCCGTAAACCTAATCCCAATTATCACGGCGGACCAAATAATAAATACCTGCAAAGCCTTGTCAATAAACCTTTAGAAAGGACCGACTTTTTTAAACTTACCGATCAGGAAGGTTTATTTGCCATAGGCTATACGGATTGCCTGTATGTTATGTATACGAAAAAGGCGCAAGATCCGTCCAACAATTCATTCCAGGCATTCAATATGCCTAATAATGCTACAACCATTGTCTCCTTCGATGAGCCGCATGCTTTTTTTGACAATAACGGAATTATTGCCACTCCACATGCTATCGTATATGAAGGAGATTGGGGCATCAGCCGCGTTGCCGAAATGTTGCCGGTTGATTATGAGCCGGTGGTGGATAAGAAATGA
- a CDS encoding SMI1/KNR4 family protein, translating to MEQNILNALPFQLPEDYKYYLENYGPFGEFIGENFVRLWPGEELAEANDGYEFPEYRPGILGIGTNGGGEFIGIQFRKDGTHRIILSDFLNEEEKYFIEIGTSFLDMLIRLDNGRNWFE from the coding sequence TTGGAACAGAATATTTTAAACGCCCTTCCTTTTCAACTACCTGAAGACTATAAATATTACCTCGAAAATTACGGACCGTTTGGAGAGTTTATTGGCGAAAACTTTGTGCGCCTATGGCCAGGCGAAGAACTTGCAGAAGCAAATGATGGTTATGAATTTCCTGAATACAGGCCTGGTATATTAGGTATTGGCACCAACGGCGGAGGCGAATTCATTGGCATCCAATTTAGAAAAGATGGAACTCATCGTATCATTCTTTCAGATTTTCTTAATGAAGAAGAAAAATACTTTATTGAAATCGGCACATCTTTTTTAGATATGCTTATTCGATTGGATAATGGCAGAAATTGGTTTGAGTAA
- a CDS encoding M20/M25/M40 family metallo-hydrolase: MKKFTLLFSVAALLCTQVKAQDSLAIRKMYDEALVNGRCYENLHYLCKNIGQRLSGSANAQKAVDWSKELMDGYGFDKVYLQEVMVPHWVRGAKEEAAIIDGKTRIPVPIVALGMSIATPKAGITANVIEVNSIKELEGLGESVVKGKIVFFNRAFDPRFIETGMAYGTAGDQRFMGPAVAAKLGAAGVIVRSLTEIIDDYPHTGATLAAPGSKMIPAAAISTKAANKLSAMLKLRKFPAAKLYFKQNCELLPDVKSYNVIGEITGSENPNKFITVGGHLDSWDLAEGAHDDGTGVMQSVEVLRIFKAVGYKPKNSVRAVLFMNEENGHKGGTKYAELAAQNKEQHIAAIETDEGGFTPRGFSFANVSKDFIKKVNDNFKSILEPYDVDKLTIGGAGTDIEPMKETLPGVVLIGFRPDSQRYFDLHHTAKDVFENVNKRELELGAAGMAALIYLIDQHGL, translated from the coding sequence ATGAAGAAATTTACTTTATTATTTTCTGTTGCTGCATTGCTGTGCACACAAGTTAAGGCACAGGACTCATTAGCTATCCGCAAAATGTATGACGAAGCATTGGTTAACGGCCGGTGTTATGAAAATCTCCATTATTTGTGCAAAAACATAGGTCAGCGCCTCAGCGGCTCTGCCAATGCTCAAAAGGCTGTCGACTGGAGTAAAGAGCTGATGGATGGTTATGGTTTCGATAAAGTTTACCTGCAGGAAGTAATGGTGCCGCATTGGGTACGCGGAGCGAAAGAGGAGGCCGCTATTATTGATGGCAAAACCCGCATCCCGGTACCAATTGTTGCCCTGGGTATGTCAATAGCAACGCCTAAAGCAGGTATTACAGCTAATGTTATCGAGGTTAACAGCATAAAAGAACTTGAGGGTCTTGGCGAGAGTGTGGTGAAAGGAAAGATCGTTTTCTTTAACCGCGCGTTCGATCCGCGTTTTATTGAAACAGGTATGGCCTACGGCACAGCAGGCGATCAGCGTTTTATGGGACCGGCCGTAGCCGCCAAACTTGGTGCAGCCGGTGTAATAGTACGTTCGCTTACTGAAATCATCGATGATTATCCGCATACCGGCGCTACCCTTGCTGCACCGGGCAGCAAAATGATTCCGGCCGCGGCCATCTCTACAAAAGCAGCCAATAAGTTGAGCGCTATGCTTAAGTTGAGGAAATTCCCGGCGGCAAAATTATACTTTAAGCAAAATTGCGAGTTACTGCCTGATGTGAAATCATATAACGTTATTGGCGAAATAACCGGCTCTGAAAATCCTAACAAATTTATTACCGTTGGCGGCCACCTTGATTCATGGGATTTGGCCGAAGGTGCACATGACGACGGTACCGGAGTCATGCAGTCGGTTGAAGTATTGCGCATTTTTAAGGCAGTAGGTTATAAACCTAAAAACTCGGTACGCGCCGTGCTTTTCATGAACGAGGAGAATGGTCATAAAGGCGGCACTAAATACGCCGAACTGGCTGCCCAAAACAAGGAGCAACACATTGCGGCAATCGAAACAGACGAAGGCGGCTTTACGCCTCGTGGATTCAGCTTTGCCAATGTATCAAAAGATTTTATCAAAAAGGTAAACGATAACTTCAAATCAATACTGGAACCTTACGATGTTGACAAGTTGACCATAGGTGGTGCAGGAACTGATATCGAGCCGATGAAAGAAACTTTACCAGGCGTAGTACTGATCGGCTTTCGCCCGGATTCACAACGATATTTCGACTTGCACCATACCGCTAAAGACGTTTTTGAAAACGTGAACAAACGTGAGCTTGAACTGGGTGCGGCTGGCATGGCAGCGTTAATTTATTTGATAGATCAGCACGGATTGTAA
- the ettA gene encoding energy-dependent translational throttle protein EttA produces the protein MADEKIIFSMAGVSKVYPPQKTVLKNIYLSFFYGAKIGVIGLNGSGKSSLLKIIAGIDKTNIGEVVFSPGYTVGYLSQEPELDPEKTVREIVEEGVSETTALLKEYEEINEKFGLPEYYEDADAMEKLMNRQGELQDKIDAVNAWELDSKLERAMDALRCPEPDTKISVLSGGERRRVALCRLLLKEPDVLLLDEPTNHLDAESIDWLEQHLQQYKGTVIAVTHDRYFLDNVAGWILELDRGEGIPWKGNYSSWLDQKAKRLAQEEKSESKRQKTLERELEWVRMGPKGRHAKSKARLGNYEKLASEETKEREEKLELFIPPGPRLGNVVIEANNVSKSYGDKLLFDNLSFSLPPAGIVGIIGPNGAGKTTLFRLITGQDQPDAGTFRVGETVALGYVDQMHDDLDPNKSVWENVTGGLETIMVGNRPLNSRAYVSKFNFNGADQQKKVGVLSGGERNRVHLSITLKKGSNVLLLDEPTNDIDVNTLRALEEALENFGGCAVVISHDRWFLDRICTHILAFEGNSQVYFFEGNYSDYEENRKKRLGDVAPKRIKYKKLTA, from the coding sequence ATGGCAGACGAAAAGATAATTTTTTCAATGGCCGGGGTTAGCAAAGTTTATCCCCCGCAAAAAACAGTATTAAAAAACATATACCTGTCGTTTTTTTACGGCGCAAAAATTGGCGTTATCGGTTTAAATGGTTCCGGTAAATCGTCATTGCTCAAAATTATTGCAGGTATTGATAAAACTAATATAGGCGAAGTGGTGTTTTCACCGGGTTATACCGTTGGCTACCTGAGCCAGGAACCGGAACTTGACCCTGAAAAAACCGTGCGCGAAATAGTTGAGGAAGGTGTTTCTGAAACTACTGCCTTATTAAAGGAGTACGAGGAGATCAACGAAAAATTCGGTCTTCCTGAATATTACGAAGATGCCGATGCCATGGAGAAACTCATGAACCGCCAGGGTGAATTGCAGGATAAAATTGATGCTGTAAACGCCTGGGAATTGGACAGCAAACTGGAACGCGCAATGGATGCCCTCCGCTGCCCGGAGCCTGATACCAAAATTTCAGTACTATCAGGAGGCGAGCGCCGTCGTGTGGCATTATGTCGCCTGTTATTAAAAGAACCGGATGTTTTGTTGCTGGATGAACCTACCAACCACCTTGATGCTGAATCTATTGATTGGCTGGAACAACATTTACAACAATATAAGGGAACAGTTATCGCGGTAACGCACGACAGGTATTTCCTCGACAACGTAGCCGGCTGGATCCTGGAGCTTGACCGTGGAGAAGGTATCCCATGGAAAGGAAATTATTCCTCATGGCTTGATCAAAAAGCCAAACGTTTGGCCCAGGAAGAAAAGAGCGAAAGCAAACGTCAGAAAACCCTGGAACGCGAGCTGGAGTGGGTACGCATGGGCCCTAAAGGCCGCCACGCTAAATCAAAAGCACGTTTAGGTAATTACGAAAAACTGGCATCCGAGGAGACTAAAGAACGTGAAGAAAAACTGGAGCTGTTCATTCCGCCAGGTCCGCGTTTGGGTAACGTAGTGATCGAGGCCAATAACGTAAGTAAATCTTATGGCGATAAATTATTGTTCGATAACCTGAGCTTCTCTTTGCCACCAGCAGGTATAGTTGGTATCATAGGCCCTAACGGCGCCGGTAAAACCACCCTGTTCCGTTTAATCACCGGGCAGGATCAGCCCGATGCCGGTACTTTCCGTGTAGGTGAAACGGTTGCTTTAGGCTATGTTGACCAGATGCATGATGATCTTGACCCTAACAAATCTGTTTGGGAAAACGTAACCGGTGGTTTGGAAACTATTATGGTGGGTAACCGCCCGCTTAACTCAAGGGCATATGTATCCAAGTTTAACTTTAACGGTGCCGATCAGCAGAAAAAGGTAGGTGTACTATCAGGCGGAGAGCGTAACCGTGTACATCTTTCCATCACACTCAAAAAAGGATCAAACGTATTGCTGCTGGATGAGCCAACCAACGATATCGACGTAAACACCCTACGTGCATTGGAAGAGGCACTGGAAAACTTTGGCGGCTGTGCCGTAGTGATCAGCCACGACCGCTGGTTCCTTGACCGTATCTGTACGCATATCCTGGCCTTTGAAGGTAACTCACAGGTTTACTTCTTTGAAGGCAACTATTCTGATTATGAAGAAAACAGGAAGAAACGTTTGGGCGATGTTGCTCCGAAAAGGATCAAGTATAAGAAGTTGACAGCGTAA
- a CDS encoding SDR family oxidoreductase, with translation MKKVILVTGASSGIGLACASALQAAGHTVYGSSRNLDRMKSVSFKPVQLDVTDDASVKAAIDTIIKAEGKIDVLVNNAGNGVTGPAYAMPVESAKQQFEVNFFGVIRVSSAVLPGMIEKGQGLIVNISSLAGLFGLPYQGMYSASKYAIEGYSQSLRMELRNTGVKVTLLNPGDFKSDFSQNRAKIKFPIKNDKLETEYNAAVAAMEKDESIAPSPESLAKKLVSIVASSSPKHRYLVGQVGQTIVPTLKAILPGGLFEKLMNDHYGIK, from the coding sequence ATGAAAAAGGTAATATTAGTAACAGGAGCATCTTCTGGTATTGGCTTAGCTTGTGCCAGTGCATTGCAGGCGGCAGGCCATACGGTTTACGGCTCATCACGTAACCTCGACCGCATGAAATCTGTATCGTTTAAACCTGTTCAACTTGATGTTACCGACGATGCTTCGGTAAAGGCAGCAATCGACACCATTATTAAGGCCGAAGGAAAAATTGACGTATTGGTGAACAATGCCGGCAACGGTGTAACTGGTCCGGCTTATGCTATGCCGGTTGAGAGCGCCAAGCAGCAATTTGAGGTTAATTTTTTTGGTGTGATCCGTGTTAGTTCGGCAGTATTGCCGGGTATGATCGAAAAAGGCCAGGGCCTTATTGTAAACATCAGCTCATTGGCCGGTTTATTCGGTTTGCCATACCAGGGTATGTATAGCGCTTCTAAATACGCTATCGAAGGTTATTCGCAAAGCTTGAGGATGGAACTGCGTAATACTGGAGTTAAAGTAACGCTGCTTAACCCAGGGGATTTTAAATCTGACTTTAGCCAAAACCGCGCTAAAATTAAATTCCCTATCAAAAACGATAAACTGGAAACTGAATACAACGCAGCTGTTGCCGCTATGGAGAAAGACGAAAGCATCGCCCCAAGTCCGGAATCGTTAGCTAAAAAACTGGTTTCGATAGTAGCTTCATCAAGCCCTAAACACCGTTACCTTGTTGGGCAGGTTGGCCAAACTATTGTGCCTACGTTAAAAGCGATTTTACCGGGCGGTTTGTTTGAGAAATTGATGAATGATCATTACGGGATAAAATAG